A genome region from Pyrenophora tritici-repentis strain M4 chromosome 9, whole genome shotgun sequence includes the following:
- a CDS encoding Myosin-tail-1 multi-domain protein yields MSTQFPDGNAADAPHVGDASGSDANPTAGATISPGKSARSFARPTVASTARSSALPRATGSANLRQISNPAVPGAFGNEQLEQQGYDADSDNDEADITQIHHLVPSRPLSPVVDAQDSSDSFQPSPPNVTTTRGRAGFQYPALRQRSDAQRTDNPFTYQTEDGNHTSYALSPPTWDPLPSPTPRTEGTTSKPVRKVIGYVIPKTDLPQGSQPTLAAYEYDANGEPRLVGELDEAFVKGSTTEAGEKLYQFCFDTVHTLHNDLANLQERLTDAQEDLIDERVAKLNSEKQVKFLTNQLQEVRGSLHVANQDLQSKLDTAERRAERYLQRKEEYKTALNQESTAHGETKEKLKAYASTARPSLRGKPHDSISDESDGPVSVRRHRSATKLSPDAPLPATTQRRSKQPEPAVFEGPTGTKASTYQKWKLDMQSWFRAHPYPFANNEEEQLDYIRMKTTGVAWDNISSGWFVEGDEFHTAQEAWDILDACYGRLNTRLDAHNFYEKEGFMKPGETITSYLARFKAGTSGAAERSTS; encoded by the exons ATGTCCACCCAGTTCCCAGACGGCAATGCCGCCGACGCGCCCCATGTGGGAGACGCCTCGGGCAGCGACGCCAACCCTACCGCCGGTGCAACGATCAGCCCCGGTAAGAGCGCGAGGTCTTTCGCTAGACCTACCGTGGCTTCCACCGCCCGCAGCAGCGCCTTGCCACGCGCTACCGGGTCCGCCAACTTACGCCAAATCAGCAACCCAGCTGTACCTGGCGCCTTCGGAAACGAGCAGCTAGAGCAGCAGGGCTATGACGCCGACTCAGATAACGACGAGGCCGACATTACCCAAATCCACCATCTAGTACCATCGCGCCCGTTATCACCTGTCGTAGACGCTCAAGACTCTAGCGACTCCTTTCAACCGTCCCCGCCTAACGTCACTACAACCCGCGGCCGCGCAGGCTTTCAGTACCCCGCTCTCCGACAGCGGTCGGACGCCCAGCGCACTGATAACCCCTTTACGTACCAAACAGAAGACGGCAACCATACTAGCTACGCCCTCTCTCCGCCTACATGGGACCCGCTACCCTCGCCTACGCCACGCACAGAGGGGACTACCTCAAAGCCCGTCCGCAAAGTCATTGGCTACGTAATCCCCAAAACTGACTTGCCTCAAGGCAGTCAGCCAACTCTAGCCGCCTATGAGTACGACGCCAACGGCGAGCCCAGGCTAGTAGGAGAACTTGACGAAGCTTTTGTTAAAGGCTCAACCACGGAAGCTGGAGAGAAACTCTACCAGTTCTGCTTTGACACCGTCCACACCCTACATAACGACCTCGCCAATCTTCAAGAGCGCCTGACGGACGCTCAGGAAGACCTCATCGACGAGCGCGTCGCCAAACTCAACTCCGAAAAGCAGGTAAAGTTCCTTACAAACCAGCTTCAAGAGGTGAGAGGCAGCCTCCACGTAGCCAACCAAGACCTCCAGTCGAAACTCGACACCGCTGAGCGACGAGCCGAACGCTACCTCCAGCGCAAGGAGGAGTACAAGACCGCCCTTAACCAAGAGTCTACCGCGCACGGCGAAACCAAAGAAAAGCTTAAAGCCTATGCTAGCACCGCGCGCCCATCTCTACGCGGCAAACCGCATGACTCCATCTCTGACGAATCAGATGGACCCGTTAGCGTACGCCGCCACCGCTCAGCTACCAAACTTAGCCCTGACGCTCCGCTGCCCGCCACAACGCAGCGACGATCTAAACAACCTGAACCCGCGGTCTTTGAGGGCCCTACAGGCACAAAGGCCTCTACCTACCAGAAATGGAAACTCGACATGCAGAGCTGGTTCCGTGCCCATCCGTACCCTTTCGCCAACAACGAGGAGGAGCAACTAGACTACATCCGCATGAAAACCACCGGCGTAGCCTGGGATAATATCTCGAGCGGATGGTTTGTCGAAGGAGACGAGTTCCATACTGCACAAGAAGCGTGGGATATCCTCGACGCCTGCTACGGCCGTTTGAATACCCGCCTAGATGCCCACAACTTCTACGAAAAGGAAGGCTTCATGAAGCCTGGTGAGACTATCACCTCCTACCTGGCCCGCTTCAAAGCCGGC ACCAGTGGCGCAGCCGAGCGGAGCACCTCATGA